The Metallibacterium scheffleri region CGCGCTCGGCGTGGGTGTGACGTTGTTGTCCGGGTTGCTGGGCATGGCGGCGGCCGACAGCCTGTATTTTGCCGCGCTCAACAAGCTCGGTGCCGGGCGTGCCGGGATTCTGGGCAACCTGTACAGCCCATTCGTGATCGTGTTGTCGGTGCTGTTTCTGGGCGAAACCATGCGTCCGCTGCAATGGTTGGGTTTCGTGCTGGTCAGCTTGGGCGTGCTGGTGGTGGGTCATGCGCAGGGGCAGGCAGCGGCCGTGGACAGGGCACGTGCGCGGCGCGGATTCATCCAGGGCATCGCCGCGATTTTCTTGATGGCAGTGGCCATCGTGCTGATCAAACCATGGCTGGCCTGGCAGCCGTTGCTGTGGATGGTGTTGTTGCGCACCCTGGGTGGCTTGCTGGGATTGGGTCTGGTGTTCACGTGGCGGCGGCAGTCGCCACTGCACTGCCTGCGCGGTAGGCGCCTGCGCTGGCCGCTGCTGCTGCTGGCCGCGTTCATTGGCCAGTACGTGGCCGTGCTGCTGTGGGTCGGCGGCTACAAGTATGCGCCGGCCACGGTGGCCGCGATCCTCAATGAAACCAGCTCGGCGTTCATCGTGCTGCTGGCGGCACTGCTGCTGCGTGAGCCGCTGACGCCACGCAAGTTGATCGGTGTGAGTTGCACGCTGGCCGGTGTTTCCTGCCTGCTGCTGGCCTGATCAGCCGC contains the following coding sequences:
- a CDS encoding DMT family transporter yields the protein MGLGEALSIGSALAWAVAVIIYKRLGETLPPLLLNLLKNLLVLGMLLLSVLALRTPLPHLDALGVGVTLLSGLLGMAAADSLYFAALNKLGAGRAGILGNLYSPFVIVLSVLFLGETMRPLQWLGFVLVSLGVLVVGHAQGQAAAVDRARARRGFIQGIAAIFLMAVAIVLIKPWLAWQPLLWMVLLRTLGGLLGLGLVFTWRRQSPLHCLRGRRLRWPLLLLAAFIGQYVAVLLWVGGYKYAPATVAAILNETSSAFIVLLAALLLREPLTPRKLIGVSCTLAGVSCLLLA